Proteins from a single region of Streptomyces glaucescens:
- a CDS encoding response regulator transcription factor, producing MSVLLEQPASLVAYRPNKPTAMVVVADPRVRSTVTRHLWALGVRDVIEASSIAEARPRIGNPRDICVADVHLPDGSGLTLLSETRAAGWPNGLALSAADDIGAVRNALAGGVKGYVVTGTRTNVGLPTRPGAAPIGAAAARLHRRPPGAPSHPGGYRELSGREVEVLRLVAEGQSNKAIGVSMGLSALTVKSHLARIARKLGTGDRAGMVAVALRTGIIH from the coding sequence GTGTCCGTTCTCCTCGAGCAGCCCGCAAGCCTGGTCGCCTACCGCCCGAACAAGCCCACCGCCATGGTCGTCGTCGCCGATCCCCGCGTCCGCTCCACCGTGACCCGCCACCTGTGGGCGCTCGGTGTGCGCGACGTCATCGAGGCGTCGTCCATCGCCGAGGCTCGTCCCCGCATCGGCAACCCCCGCGACATCTGCGTCGCCGACGTCCACCTGCCCGACGGCTCCGGCCTGACCCTGCTGTCCGAGACGCGCGCCGCGGGCTGGCCCAACGGGCTCGCCCTCTCCGCCGCCGACGACATCGGCGCGGTCCGCAACGCACTCGCGGGCGGCGTCAAGGGCTACGTCGTCACGGGCACCCGCACCAACGTCGGGCTCCCCACCCGGCCCGGTGCCGCCCCCATCGGCGCGGCCGCCGCCCGCCTCCACCGCCGCCCCCCGGGTGCCCCGAGCCACCCGGGCGGCTACCGCGAGCTGTCCGGCCGCGAGGTGGAGGTACTGCGACTGGTCGCCGAGGGGCAGTCCAACAAGGCCATCGGCGTCTCGATGGGCCTGTCCGCGCTGACCGTCAAGAGCCACCTCGCCCGCATCGCCCGCAAGCTGGGCACCGGCGACCGGGCCGGCATGGTCGCGGTGGCCCTGCGCACCGGCATCATCCACTGA
- a CDS encoding DUF3000 domain-containing protein, producing MAAAQGRLSDGAGGTDDPKERDLHTGETVPPVFRSAVDALRSARLRPQIEVEPTRAPQRLAPHAYALEATVVDGEQDLADGRLVLLHDPAGHEAWRGTFRLVTLVRAELETEMAADPLLPEVCWSWLTGALQARGLTYGEPSGTVTRASSHYFGGLAARPAASQIEIRASWTPREGLGGVPDTGAHLASWCDLLAQVAGLPPAGPGDASVVTLPQRRGPQPR from the coding sequence ATGGCTGCGGCTCAGGGACGACTGTCGGACGGCGCTGGCGGAACGGACGATCCGAAGGAGAGGGATCTGCATACGGGCGAGACGGTTCCCCCGGTCTTCCGGTCCGCTGTCGACGCGCTGCGGTCGGCGCGGCTGCGCCCGCAGATCGAGGTCGAGCCGACCAGGGCCCCGCAGCGGCTCGCGCCGCACGCGTACGCCCTGGAGGCGACGGTCGTCGACGGTGAGCAGGACCTGGCCGACGGCCGTCTGGTGCTGCTGCACGACCCGGCCGGGCACGAGGCCTGGCGGGGCACCTTCCGGCTGGTGACGCTGGTGCGGGCGGAGCTGGAGACGGAGATGGCGGCGGATCCGCTGCTGCCGGAGGTCTGCTGGTCGTGGCTGACCGGGGCGCTCCAGGCGCGCGGGCTGACGTACGGCGAGCCGAGCGGCACCGTCACCCGGGCCAGCTCGCACTACTTCGGCGGGCTGGCGGCGCGGCCGGCCGCCTCGCAGATCGAGATCCGCGCGTCGTGGACACCGCGGGAGGGCCTCGGCGGCGTCCCCGACACGGGGGCGCACCTGGCGTCCTGGTGCGATCTGCTGGCCCAGGTGGCGGGGCTGCCCCCGGCCGGCCCGGGTGACGCCTCGGTGGTGACGCTGCCTCAGCGGCGGGGACCGCAGCCGCGCTGA
- the hemE gene encoding uroporphyrinogen decarboxylase: MSANQTQPSATYDSAFLKACRREPVPHTPVWFMRQAGRSLPEYRKVREGIPMLESCMRPELVTEITLQPVRRHGVDAAIYFSDIVVPLKAIGIDLDIKPGVGPVVERPIRTRADLARLRDLAPEDVSYVTEAIGLLIRELGATPLIGFAGAPFTLASYLVEGGPSRTYENAKAMMYGDPELWADLLDRLADITAAFLKVQIEAGASAVQLFDSWAGALAPADYRRSVLPASAKVFRAVAGYGVPRIHFGVGTGELLGLMGEAGADVVGVDWRVPLDEAARRVGPGKALQGNLDPTVLFASTEAVETRTREVLDSAAGLEGHVFNLGHGVMPSTDPDALTRLVDYVHTRTAR, encoded by the coding sequence GTGAGTGCCAACCAGACGCAGCCTTCCGCGACGTACGACTCCGCCTTCCTCAAGGCGTGCAGGCGCGAACCCGTGCCGCACACGCCCGTGTGGTTCATGCGGCAGGCCGGGCGCTCGCTGCCCGAGTACCGCAAGGTCCGCGAGGGCATCCCCATGCTGGAGTCCTGCATGCGGCCCGAGCTGGTCACGGAGATCACCCTCCAGCCCGTGCGCCGGCACGGGGTGGACGCGGCGATCTACTTCAGCGACATCGTCGTCCCGCTCAAGGCCATCGGCATCGACCTCGACATCAAGCCCGGTGTCGGCCCGGTCGTCGAGCGTCCGATCCGCACCCGCGCGGACCTCGCCCGGCTGCGCGACCTCGCCCCCGAGGACGTCTCCTACGTCACCGAGGCGATCGGCCTGCTCATCCGTGAGCTGGGCGCCACCCCGCTGATCGGCTTCGCGGGCGCCCCGTTCACCCTCGCGAGCTACCTCGTCGAGGGCGGCCCGTCGCGCACGTACGAGAACGCCAAGGCGATGATGTACGGCGACCCCGAGCTGTGGGCCGATCTGCTCGACCGCCTCGCCGACATCACGGCCGCGTTCCTGAAGGTGCAGATCGAGGCCGGTGCCTCGGCGGTCCAGCTGTTCGACTCCTGGGCCGGCGCGCTCGCCCCGGCCGACTACCGGCGCTCCGTGCTGCCCGCCTCGGCGAAGGTGTTCCGGGCCGTCGCCGGCTACGGCGTGCCGCGCATCCACTTCGGCGTCGGCACGGGCGAGCTGCTGGGCCTCATGGGCGAGGCCGGCGCGGACGTCGTGGGCGTCGACTGGCGCGTCCCGCTCGACGAGGCCGCCCGCCGGGTCGGCCCCGGCAAGGCGCTCCAGGGCAACCTCGACCCGACCGTCCTGTTCGCCTCCACGGAGGCCGTCGAGACCAGGACCCGCGAGGTGCTGGACTCCGCCGCGGGTCTGGAGGGCCACGTCTTCAACCTGGGCCACGGGGTCATGCCGTCCACCGACCCGGACGCGCTGACCCGCCTGGTCGACTACGTCCACACCCGGACGGCCCGCTGA
- a CDS encoding rhomboid family intramembrane serine protease yields MVIPVHDVNPVRRTPWVTYALIAANVLVFLFMPGLAGSVAGDGSLAQQCHLHAFLDQYAAVPQELIHHRMPRLVPTGETAVGPQGPGCVVGPPGYDKSPELSVLTALFLHGGWLHLLGNMLFLLIFGNNVEDRMGHVRFALFYAVCGFAATYGFALLNAGSAEPLIGASGAIAGVLGAYLVLYPKARVWVLVPFLVFLPLRLPAWLVLGFWFGLQAVYSSGQGVSDAGTVAYAAHVAGFLAGMLLAWPLRPGTPPPPEPRGLLFGRRARPRHTW; encoded by the coding sequence GTGGTCATCCCCGTCCATGACGTGAACCCGGTGCGCCGTACGCCCTGGGTGACGTACGCGCTGATCGCCGCCAACGTGCTGGTGTTCCTGTTCATGCCCGGCCTGGCCGGTTCCGTGGCCGGGGACGGCAGCCTGGCGCAGCAGTGCCACCTGCACGCGTTCCTGGACCAGTACGCGGCCGTGCCGCAGGAGCTGATCCACCACCGGATGCCGCGGCTCGTGCCGACCGGCGAGACCGCGGTCGGCCCACAGGGGCCGGGCTGTGTCGTGGGCCCGCCCGGCTACGACAAGTCGCCGGAGCTGAGCGTGCTGACGGCGCTGTTCCTGCACGGCGGCTGGCTGCACCTGCTCGGCAACATGCTCTTCCTGCTGATCTTCGGCAACAACGTCGAGGACCGCATGGGCCACGTCCGCTTCGCGCTCTTCTACGCGGTCTGCGGCTTCGCGGCGACCTACGGCTTCGCGCTGCTGAACGCCGGCTCCGCCGAGCCGCTGATCGGCGCCTCCGGGGCGATCGCCGGGGTCCTCGGCGCCTATCTGGTGCTGTACCCCAAGGCCCGGGTGTGGGTCCTGGTCCCGTTCCTGGTCTTCCTGCCGCTGCGGCTGCCCGCCTGGCTGGTGCTGGGCTTCTGGTTCGGGCTCCAGGCGGTGTACTCCTCCGGCCAGGGCGTCTCCGACGCGGGCACCGTGGCGTACGCGGCGCACGTCGCCGGATTCCTCGCCGGGATGCTGCTCGCCTGGCCGCTCAGGCCGGGCACCCCACCGCCGCCGGAGCCGCGCGGCCTGCTCTTCGGCAGGCGGGCCCGGCCCCGGCACACGTGGTGA
- a CDS encoding FAD-dependent oxidoreductase, with protein sequence MDMSRTRSTRQRLVVIGGDAAGMSAASQARRLRGPEELEIVAFERGHFTSYSACGIPYWVGGDVAGRDELIARTPEEHRARGIDLRLRTEVTAIDPAGRRVRARDLGSGTESWTSYDHLVIATGARPVRPDLPGADAPGVHGVQTLDDGQALLDTLTRTRGRRAVVVGAGYIGVEMAEALIHRGYEVTVLNRGGAPMSTLDPDMGRLVRDAMSGMGITMVDDAEVTKVLTGDDGRVRAVATQDAEYPADVVVLGIGVRPDTALARAAGLPLGDNGGLLTDLAMRVRGHEDIWAGGDCVEVLDLVSGRERHIPLGTHANKHGQVIGTNIGGGYATFPGVVGTAVSKVCDLEIARTGLREKDARRAGLQYVAVTIESTSRAGYYPGASPMTVKMLAERRTGRLLGVQIVGREGAGKRVDIAAVALTAGLTVEQVAHLDLGYAPPFSPVWDPVQVAARKAVAAVREAP encoded by the coding sequence ATGGACATGAGCCGTACGAGGAGTACCCGGCAGCGACTGGTGGTGATCGGCGGCGACGCCGCGGGGATGTCCGCGGCGTCGCAGGCCCGCCGTCTCAGGGGCCCGGAGGAACTGGAGATCGTCGCGTTCGAGCGGGGCCACTTCACCTCGTACTCGGCGTGCGGCATCCCGTACTGGGTGGGCGGCGACGTCGCCGGACGCGACGAGCTGATCGCCCGCACGCCCGAGGAGCACCGGGCGCGCGGCATCGACCTGCGGCTGCGCACGGAGGTCACCGCGATCGACCCGGCGGGGCGGCGGGTACGCGCGCGTGACCTCGGTTCCGGCACGGAGTCGTGGACGTCGTACGACCATCTCGTGATCGCCACCGGGGCGCGGCCGGTCCGGCCCGACCTGCCCGGCGCGGACGCGCCCGGGGTGCACGGGGTGCAGACCCTCGACGACGGGCAGGCGCTGCTGGACACCCTCACGCGCACGCGCGGCCGTCGCGCGGTGGTCGTCGGGGCGGGATACATCGGAGTGGAGATGGCCGAGGCGCTCATCCACCGCGGCTACGAGGTGACGGTCCTCAACCGGGGCGGCGCGCCGATGTCCACGCTCGACCCCGACATGGGGCGGCTGGTGCGCGATGCCATGTCGGGCATGGGCATCACCATGGTGGACGACGCCGAGGTGACCAAGGTGCTCACCGGGGACGACGGGCGGGTGCGCGCGGTGGCCACGCAGGACGCCGAGTACCCGGCGGACGTGGTGGTCCTCGGCATCGGGGTGCGCCCGGACACCGCGCTCGCCCGCGCGGCGGGGCTGCCCCTCGGCGACAACGGGGGACTGCTCACCGACCTGGCCATGCGGGTGCGCGGCCACGAGGACATCTGGGCGGGCGGCGACTGCGTGGAGGTGCTGGACCTGGTCTCCGGGCGGGAGCGGCACATCCCGCTCGGCACCCACGCCAACAAGCACGGCCAGGTTATCGGCACCAACATCGGCGGCGGCTACGCCACCTTCCCCGGGGTCGTCGGCACCGCGGTCAGCAAGGTCTGCGACCTGGAGATCGCCCGCACCGGATTGCGCGAGAAGGACGCCCGGCGGGCCGGACTCCAGTACGTGGCCGTCACGATCGAGTCCACCAGCCGCGCGGGCTACTACCCCGGCGCCTCCCCCATGACCGTGAAGATGCTCGCCGAACGCCGCACCGGCCGCCTCCTCGGCGTCCAGATCGTCGGCCGGGAGGGCGCGGGCAAGCGCGTGGACATCGCCGCGGTGGCGCTGACCGCCGGCCTGACCGTGGAGCAGGTGGCCCACCTGGACCTGGGGTACGCGCCGCCGTTCTCCCCGGTGTGGGACCCGGTGCAGGTCGCCGCGCGCAAGGCCGTTGCGGCGGTGCGGGAGGCGCCGTAG
- a CDS encoding DUF4349 domain-containing protein — MRVRRSARRPGRLLAGLLLASALAVTGCSGAADKAASGAGDKAAPAAGPGYEDGGGRSGAARSGRDGAPKATAAHIIRTASLTVRVKDVPEALADARDAAEGAGGYVGREATHRDEQEEYTELVLRVPVDRYEEVLAELEGAGTLLERSAKAQDVTEQVVDVRSRIRTQRASVERIRALMDQATRLEDVVTLEGELSSRQADLEALLARQAALKDRTSLATITLSLTETPVERAAEDDDPGVGDALGGGWDAFVAMLRWIVVALAAVLPFAALAALLLLAWLRLVRPRRARRAAEPDAMTALGPVPARAEESGGARRGQVSRGVEAEGPRD, encoded by the coding sequence ATGCGCGTACGACGTTCCGCTCGACGACCCGGACGGCTCCTCGCCGGGCTGCTGCTCGCCTCCGCCCTCGCGGTGACCGGGTGCAGCGGCGCGGCCGACAAGGCGGCGTCCGGCGCGGGCGACAAGGCGGCGCCGGCCGCCGGGCCGGGCTACGAGGACGGCGGCGGCCGGTCCGGGGCAGCGCGGAGCGGCCGGGACGGGGCGCCGAAGGCGACCGCCGCCCACATCATCCGCACCGCCTCCCTGACCGTGCGGGTGAAGGACGTGCCGGAGGCGCTCGCCGACGCCCGCGATGCCGCCGAGGGCGCGGGCGGCTACGTCGGCCGGGAGGCCACCCACCGGGACGAGCAGGAGGAGTACACCGAGCTGGTGCTGCGGGTGCCGGTGGACCGGTACGAGGAGGTGCTGGCGGAGCTGGAGGGCGCGGGCACGCTCCTGGAGCGCAGCGCGAAGGCGCAGGACGTCACCGAGCAGGTCGTCGACGTGCGGAGCCGGATCCGCACCCAGCGGGCCAGCGTGGAGCGGATCCGCGCGCTGATGGACCAGGCGACCAGGCTGGAGGACGTGGTGACGCTGGAGGGCGAACTGAGCAGCCGCCAGGCGGACCTGGAGGCGCTGCTCGCCCGGCAGGCGGCCCTGAAGGACCGCACGAGCCTGGCGACCATCACCCTGTCCCTGACCGAGACGCCGGTGGAGCGGGCCGCCGAGGACGACGACCCGGGGGTGGGGGACGCGCTCGGGGGCGGCTGGGACGCGTTCGTGGCGATGCTGCGCTGGATCGTCGTGGCGCTCGCCGCCGTACTCCCGTTCGCCGCGCTCGCGGCGCTGCTCCTGCTGGCGTGGCTGCGTCTCGTCCGGCCCCGGCGGGCGCGCCGGGCGGCGGAGCCGGACGCGATGACGGCGCTCGGCCCGGTGCCCGCGCGCGCGGAGGAGAGCGGCGGGGCCCGGAGGGGCCAGGTGTCGCGCGGCGTCGAAGCGGAGGGGCCGCGCGACTGA
- the hemG gene encoding protoporphyrinogen oxidase, with amino-acid sequence MSGVRSGAGRAVVIGAGIAGLAAAHRLLERGARVTVLEASGRVGGKLLPGEIAGVRVDLGAESLLARRPEAVGLAREVGLAGRLQPPATATAALWTRGALRPMPKGHVMGVPGTAGALAGVLSEEGLRRVEREAELPRTEVGDDVAVGEYVAARLGREVVDRLVEPLLGGVYAGDAYRISLRSAVPQLFEAARTHASLTEAVRGIQARAAANPQTGPVFTGIAGGVGTLPLAVADSVRARGGEILTGTAATELRRAGDGGWRITAGGRTLHADAVVVAVPAPAAAALLRAEVPAAAAELTAVEYASMALVTLAYRRADVRLPEGSGFLVPPVDGRTIKASTFASRKWGWIAEQDPDTVIVRTSVGRHGETEILGRDDAGLVAVSRHDLAAATGLDAAPVSTRVTRWDDGLPQYPVGHHARVARIRDHVGRLPGLAVCGAVYDGVGVPACVASAYAAVDQLGGDLRGVEQLTAHPVQSLHGGAGE; translated from the coding sequence ATGAGCGGAGTACGGAGCGGCGCCGGGCGGGCCGTCGTCATCGGAGCGGGGATCGCCGGGCTGGCCGCCGCCCACCGGCTGCTGGAGCGGGGGGCGCGGGTCACCGTGCTGGAGGCCTCCGGCCGGGTCGGCGGCAAGCTGCTGCCCGGCGAGATCGCGGGCGTGCGGGTCGACCTGGGTGCCGAGTCGCTGCTGGCGCGCCGCCCCGAGGCGGTCGGACTCGCACGCGAGGTGGGCCTCGCCGGACGGCTCCAGCCCCCGGCCACCGCGACCGCCGCGCTGTGGACCCGCGGCGCCCTGCGCCCCATGCCCAAGGGCCATGTCATGGGCGTCCCCGGCACCGCCGGCGCCCTGGCCGGGGTGCTCTCCGAGGAGGGACTGCGCCGCGTCGAGCGGGAGGCCGAACTGCCCCGCACCGAGGTCGGCGACGACGTCGCGGTGGGCGAGTACGTCGCCGCGCGGCTGGGCCGAGAGGTCGTCGACCGGCTGGTCGAACCACTGCTCGGCGGGGTCTACGCGGGCGACGCCTACCGCATCTCCCTGCGCTCCGCCGTCCCCCAGCTCTTCGAGGCCGCCCGCACCCACGCCTCGCTCACCGAGGCGGTCCGCGGCATCCAGGCCAGGGCGGCGGCGAACCCGCAGACCGGCCCGGTGTTCACGGGCATCGCGGGCGGCGTCGGCACGCTGCCCCTCGCGGTGGCCGACTCGGTGCGCGCCCGCGGCGGGGAGATCCTGACCGGCACGGCGGCGACGGAGCTGCGCCGGGCGGGCGACGGCGGCTGGCGGATCACCGCCGGGGGCCGGACGCTGCACGCGGACGCCGTCGTCGTCGCCGTCCCCGCGCCCGCCGCCGCCGCGCTGCTGCGCGCCGAGGTCCCCGCCGCCGCGGCCGAGCTGACCGCGGTGGAGTACGCCTCCATGGCCCTGGTCACCCTCGCCTACCGCCGCGCCGACGTCCGTCTCCCCGAGGGCAGCGGCTTCCTGGTCCCGCCGGTCGACGGGCGGACCATCAAGGCGTCCACGTTCGCCTCCCGCAAGTGGGGCTGGATCGCCGAACAGGACCCGGACACGGTGATCGTGCGCACCTCCGTCGGCCGCCACGGCGAGACGGAGATCCTCGGCCGCGACGACGCCGGCCTGGTCGCCGTCTCCCGCCACGACCTCGCGGCGGCCACCGGACTGGACGCCGCACCGGTCTCCACCCGTGTCACCCGCTGGGACGACGGCCTGCCGCAGTACCCCGTCGGCCACCACGCGCGCGTGGCCCGCATCCGCGACCACGTCGGCAGGCTCCCCGGACTGGCCGTGTGCGGCGCGGTCTACGACGGCGTCGGTGTCCCGGCGTGCGTCGCGAGCGCGTACGCCGCGGTGGACCAGCTCGGCGGTGACCTGCGCGGTGTGGAGCAGCTCACCGCCCACCCGGTGCAGAGCCTGCACGGCGGAGCGGGAGAATGA
- the hemQ gene encoding hydrogen peroxide-dependent heme synthase, giving the protein MSDDATTAGRIPNKGKLAKDLNEVIRYTLWSVFRLKDVLPEDRAGYADEVQELFDQLAAKDVTIRGTYDVSGLRADADLMIWWHAETSDQLQEAYNLFRRTRLGRALTPVWSNMALHRPAEFNRSHIPAFLADETPRDYVSVYPFVRSYDWYLLPEEDRRRMLADHGKMARGYPDVRANTVASFSLGDYEWLLAFEADELYRIVDLMRHLRASEARLHVREEVPFYTGRRKSVAELVAGLA; this is encoded by the coding sequence ATGAGTGACGACGCCACCACCGCCGGCCGGATCCCGAACAAGGGCAAGCTGGCCAAGGACCTCAACGAGGTCATCCGCTACACCCTGTGGTCCGTGTTCAGGCTGAAGGACGTGCTCCCCGAGGACCGGGCGGGCTACGCCGACGAGGTCCAGGAGCTGTTCGACCAGCTCGCCGCGAAGGACGTGACGATCCGCGGCACCTACGACGTCTCGGGTCTGCGCGCCGACGCCGACCTGATGATCTGGTGGCACGCCGAGACCAGCGACCAGCTCCAGGAGGCGTACAACCTCTTCCGCCGCACCCGGCTGGGCCGCGCGCTGACGCCGGTGTGGTCCAACATGGCGCTGCACCGCCCCGCCGAGTTCAACCGCTCGCACATCCCGGCGTTCCTCGCCGACGAGACGCCGCGCGACTACGTCAGCGTCTACCCGTTCGTGCGCTCCTACGACTGGTACCTGCTGCCGGAGGAGGACCGCCGCCGGATGCTCGCCGACCACGGCAAGATGGCCCGCGGCTACCCGGACGTGCGCGCCAACACGGTCGCCTCGTTCTCCCTCGGCGACTACGAGTGGCTCCTCGCCTTCGAGGCCGACGAGCTGTACCGCATCGTCGACCTGATGCGTCACCTCCGCGCCTCGGAGGCCCGCCTCCACGTGCGCGAGGAGGTCCCGTTCTACACGGGGCGCCGCAAGTCCGTGGCCGAGCTGGTCGCCGGGCTGGCATAA
- a CDS encoding alpha/beta hydrolase has product MRAVALYTAAGALLLSALTAAPADGTPGTPVDPEAGGTAVAVARAAARGVGFGDCADARDMPGGMQCGTVRVPLDYARPGGEQIELAVSRVRATRRDPHNSKRKVPRQGALLHNPGGPGASGFHFPLVGLLPEWKRIAAAYDLVGYSPRGVGASAPLSCQDPARFFGGPAQAPTHPSAAYKRERVARAKAYARGCARRSGSALRHYHSLNNARDLEVLRAALGERRLTFMGSSYGTYFGALYATLFPSRVRRMVFDSPVNPDPARVWYRNNLAQSAAFEGRWSDLKEWIAEHHDVYGLGSTAHEVQRGYDRARAMLAAEPAGGEVGPGQLQGLFLQAGYYDDYWPARAAALSAYLRGDPQPLVDLAAPQRETAVEAENASAVYTAVECNDAPWPTDWAVWDRDNTRLARVAPFETWDNVWMNLPCAYWPAPRRQPLDVRTGPGELPPTLVVAAERDAAAPYEGALELQRRLPGAVLVTERDAGTHGLVGGPNACVNGYVDAYLLEGRLPGRRAACAPRPEPEPSAAP; this is encoded by the coding sequence ATGAGAGCCGTCGCCCTGTACACGGCCGCCGGAGCCCTCCTGCTGTCCGCCCTCACCGCCGCCCCGGCCGACGGCACGCCGGGGACGCCGGTGGACCCCGAGGCCGGCGGCACCGCGGTGGCCGTCGCACGGGCCGCGGCCCGCGGAGTCGGCTTCGGCGACTGTGCCGACGCCCGGGACATGCCGGGGGGCATGCAGTGCGGCACGGTCCGCGTCCCGCTGGACTACGCGCGGCCGGGGGGCGAGCAGATCGAACTCGCCGTCAGCCGGGTGCGGGCCACCCGGCGCGACCCGCACAACAGCAAGCGCAAGGTGCCCCGGCAGGGCGCCCTCCTGCACAACCCGGGCGGCCCCGGCGCCTCCGGCTTCCACTTCCCGCTGGTCGGCCTGCTCCCCGAGTGGAAGCGCATCGCCGCCGCCTACGACCTGGTCGGCTACTCCCCGCGCGGCGTCGGCGCCTCTGCCCCGCTGTCCTGCCAGGACCCGGCGCGGTTCTTCGGCGGCCCCGCCCAGGCCCCCACCCACCCCTCGGCGGCGTACAAGCGGGAGCGCGTCGCGCGGGCCAAAGCGTACGCGCGCGGCTGCGCCCGGCGCTCCGGCAGCGCGCTGCGGCACTACCACTCCCTCAACAACGCGCGCGACCTGGAGGTGCTGCGCGCCGCGCTGGGCGAGCGGCGGCTGACCTTCATGGGCTCCTCGTACGGCACCTACTTCGGGGCGCTGTACGCCACGCTGTTCCCCTCGCGCGTGCGCCGGATGGTGTTCGACTCCCCGGTGAACCCGGACCCCGCGCGGGTCTGGTACCGCAACAACCTCGCCCAGTCGGCCGCGTTCGAGGGGCGCTGGTCGGACCTGAAGGAGTGGATCGCCGAGCACCACGACGTCTACGGGCTGGGCAGCACCGCGCACGAGGTGCAGCGCGGCTACGACCGGGCCCGGGCGATGCTCGCCGCCGAACCGGCCGGCGGAGAGGTCGGGCCCGGACAGCTGCAGGGCCTGTTCCTGCAGGCCGGGTACTACGACGACTACTGGCCGGCCCGGGCGGCCGCGCTGTCGGCGTACCTGAGGGGCGATCCGCAGCCACTGGTCGACCTGGCCGCGCCGCAGCGGGAGACGGCCGTCGAGGCGGAGAACGCGAGCGCCGTCTACACGGCCGTGGAGTGCAACGACGCGCCCTGGCCGACGGACTGGGCGGTGTGGGACCGGGACAACACCCGGCTCGCGCGGGTGGCGCCGTTCGAGACGTGGGACAACGTGTGGATGAACCTGCCCTGCGCGTACTGGCCCGCGCCGCGCCGGCAGCCCCTGGACGTGCGGACCGGGCCCGGGGAGCTGCCGCCCACGCTGGTCGTGGCCGCCGAGCGGGACGCCGCCGCGCCGTACGAGGGGGCGCTGGAGCTGCAGCGGCGGCTGCCCGGGGCGGTGCTGGTCACCGAGCGGGACGCCGGGACCCACGGGCTGGTGGGCGGGCCCAACGCCTGTGTCAACGGGTACGTCGACGCCTACCTGCTGGAGGGACGGCTCCCGGGGCGGCGCGCCGCGTGTGCGCCGCGCCCGGAGCCGGAGCCGTCCGCCGCGCCGTGA
- a CDS encoding STAS domain-containing protein, which translates to MSTLDITTRDTATGPVLEITGDLDYASATRLRVLLPTLVLGPGRRLVLDLAGMTYCDSSGITALIAARARAEDAGAGFALAAVPDHTLRVLRIVGLDQVFALLPGSEAADRF; encoded by the coding sequence ATGAGCACTCTCGACATCACCACCCGGGACACGGCCACCGGCCCCGTCCTGGAGATCACCGGCGACCTGGACTACGCGAGCGCCACCCGGCTGCGGGTCCTGCTCCCCACGCTCGTCCTCGGGCCGGGCCGGCGCCTCGTCCTGGACCTGGCCGGCATGACCTACTGCGACTCCAGCGGCATCACCGCCCTGATCGCCGCCCGTGCCCGGGCCGAGGACGCCGGGGCCGGCTTCGCGCTCGCCGCCGTACCGGACCACACCCTGCGCGTCCTGCGCATCGTCGGCCTCGACCAGGTCTTCGCCCTGCTCCCCGGCAGCGAGGCGGCGGACCGGTTCTGA